TTTAAGTATAAATAATGATGTGGTAAATTTTTTAATAGATTATCCTTGGAGAGGAAATATTAGGGAATTAAGAAATGTAATTGAGCATATGGCAATTATGTGTAGAGGAGATACTATTACAAAGGATTTAATACCTAAATATATGTTAAAAGATGGGATTGAAGGATTTTATTCTATGGATTTAAATAAATCAGTAGAGAATTTAGAAATATTTTTAATTAAAGAAGCTTTAAGAAGTACTAATGGTAGTAGGATAAAAGCTGCTAAGCTTTTAAACATACCAAGAACAACACTTCATTCAAAAATGAAAAAATACCATCTATATGACTAGTAATAGTCATATGATTATTATTAGTCATAGATGTTTATATTTATTAATAGTTTAATTTACAGAATTATTATAATTAAATATAACATAGATAAGTTTGACAGTTATACATATTAGGTGAAATGGAATTATTATATAAAGGCTATTAATATAAATGGAACGATGATTAAATATATTAATAAAAGACTAAAAATAGTCATATATTTTATCATTTATATTAAAGAAATGTAGAGTTTCAGTGTTTATAGAGATTTATATAGTTGGTATGATATTTGCTTATAATATATAATATAAGGGGAGGTGATTAATTGAAAATTAAAATACCTTTAAGGCAACATGTTGGAGGAATTAATAAACCAATTGTTAAGTATAAAGATAAAGTATATAAAGGGCAGTTAATAGCTGTACCAGAAGGGTTAGGTGCCAATATTCATTCTAGTGTAAGTGGAGAAATAATAGATGTCACTGAAGAAGAAATTTTGATTGATGCTTATGATAAACAACCTAATGATTATATAGAGATTAAAAAAACTAATGACTATTTAGAGGCTATAAAAGAAGCAGGAATAGTAGGAGCAGGAGGTGCAGGTTTTCCTACTTATGTTAAATTGAATTCTAAATTAGATAATGGATTTGTAGTTGCAAATGCAGCAGAATGTGAACCATTATTAGGGCATAATATGGCAAGGATAATGAAAGATCCAGATTTAATAGTACGTGGTTTAAAATATATAATGGAAATAACAGGGGCTAAGAAAGGGTATATAGCTATAAAACCTAAAAATAAACAGCCTTTGATTCAACTAGGAAAAGCTATTAAAGGTGAAAATGATATAGAAATAAAATTTCTTCCTGATATGTATCCAGCAGGAGATGAAAGAGTTATCATTAGAGAATTATTTGGAATAAAATTAAAACCAGGACAATTACCAATAGAAGCCAATGTAGTGGTTTCTAATGTAGAAACTATAAAAAATATAGTATTAGCTATAGAAGAAAGAAGACCTGTGATTACAAAAGATTTAACTGCTGATGGACGATTAGTTTTAGGAAATAAAGTATTTTTGGATGTACCAATAGGAACTCCTATTAAATCTATAATAGAGGATTGTGGAGGATATATAGAACCTTATGGCGAGATTTTATTAGGAGGACCTTTTATGGGGAAAAAAGCTTCTGAAGAAGATGTGGTAACTAAGACTACAGGAGGAGTATTAGTAGGATTACCTTTCCCTCAAGATAGTAGGAAGTTTGGTTTAATAGGTTGTGAATGTGGAGCTCAGATTGACAGGCTCACTTATATAGTAGAAAACATGGGTGGAGAGGTAGTGGCTAGTACCAATTGTAAAAGAATGAAAGAAGTAAATGGAAGATTTAGATGTGAGGAACCTGGAGTTTGTCCAGGGCAAGCTGAGAAGGTGATTTATCTAAAGAAAAATGGTGCTGAAGCTATTATGGTAGGTACTTGTGAAACCTGAACGGATACAGTAGCAAATGTAGCTCCTAGGATAGGACTACCTATGTATCATAGTACAGACCATATATTAAGGGCAGTAGGTCATAGATTATATAGAAAAAAGAAAGAATAGGAGGGATGATAAAATTGGCTATAACTAAGGAACAAGCAATGGAACATAAGGATTCCTATGCAATAACTTGTTGTAGATTTGAAGAAGGGACTGTTATTGAACCATCACATATTGAAGATCCTAATTTGATTCCAGATCTTGAGGAATCTGGTCTTATAGAAATTCCTGAAGATTGTCTTAAAATTGGAGAAGTATTAGGAGCCACTTTGAAAAAGACGGTAGATGCATTAACTCCTTTAACTCCTGATTTGGTAGAAGGTTATACTAAATTGGAGGAAACATCTCGAGAAGAAATAGAAGAAATAGATAAAGAAGTTTCAGTTAATGAGGATGAAAGCACTGAAAGACATGAAAAGGGAATAAATAATATAAAGATTCAAATTGGGGAAGGTAAGGATATAAATATAGAAATACCATTTCCCGTTATTACATCATCTGCTGTTTCATCAACGCCGATAACAGAAGAAATAAAAGGAGAAAAAAGCTCACCGGAAGAAGAAAAAGAATTAAGAAGATTGACAAGAAAATATTTCAAAATAGATAAAGTAGAATTTGGACATGAAACTAAAATAGATGGAACTACTCTTATAATTAGAGAAGATGCATACAAAGAAGCTATAGATTCTCAAGAATTAGTAGTAGATATGAAAGTAGATATTATTACACCTGATAGGTATAATGAATTTTCTAATACTATAATGGATGTGCAACCCATAGCTACG
This portion of the Keratinibaculum paraultunense genome encodes:
- the prdC gene encoding proline reductase-associated electron transfer protein PrdC gives rise to the protein MKIKIPLRQHVGGINKPIVKYKDKVYKGQLIAVPEGLGANIHSSVSGEIIDVTEEEILIDAYDKQPNDYIEIKKTNDYLEAIKEAGIVGAGGAGFPTYVKLNSKLDNGFVVANAAECEPLLGHNMARIMKDPDLIVRGLKYIMEITGAKKGYIAIKPKNKQPLIQLGKAIKGENDIEIKFLPDMYPAGDERVIIRELFGIKLKPGQLPIEANVVVSNVETIKNIVLAIEERRPVITKDLTADGRLVLGNKVFLDVPIGTPIKSIIEDCGGYIEPYGEILLGGPFMGKKASEEDVVTKTTGGVLVGLPFPQDSRKFGLIGCECGAQIDRLTYIVENMGGEVVASTNCKRMKEVNGRFRCEEPGVCPGQAEKVIYLKKNGAEAIMVGTCETUTDTVANVAPRIGLPMYHSTDHILRAVGHRLYRKKKE